The Streptomyces sp. SS1-1 genome has a segment encoding these proteins:
- a CDS encoding ABC1 kinase family protein, with product MSDLPRKAVTRTAKLAALPLGFAGRATWGLGKRIVGESAEIVGRELQQRTAEQLFKVLGELKGGAMKFGQALSVFESALPEEVAGPYRAALTKLQEAAPPMPTRTVHAVLTDRLGEDWHDLFLEFEDKPAAAASIGQVHRGVWHDGREVAVKVQYPGAGEALLSDLNQLSRFARLLGPLIPGMDIKPLIAELKDRVSEELDYGLEAQAQQAHAEEFADDPDVVVPEVVHQSDEVLITEWIDGVPLAEVISDGTEEQRDRAGQLLARFLFSGPARTGLLHADPHPGNFRLLPGGPEGEDDWRLGVLDFGTVDRLPGGLPTPIGESLRMTLDGDADAVYEMLCAEGFVKETIDLEPDAVMDYLLPIIEPAQVEEFTFTRGWMRSQAARVADPRSPAYQLGKRLNLPPAYLLIHRVTLSTIGVLCQLGATVRLRQELEEWLPGFAPEDLTDEEDSAAEDSAAEAAEA from the coding sequence ATGTCTGATCTTCCGCGCAAGGCGGTCACCCGCACCGCCAAGCTCGCCGCGCTGCCGCTCGGCTTCGCCGGGCGCGCGACCTGGGGACTCGGCAAGCGGATCGTCGGCGAGTCCGCGGAGATCGTCGGCCGCGAACTGCAGCAGCGGACCGCCGAGCAGCTGTTCAAGGTCCTCGGCGAGCTCAAGGGCGGCGCCATGAAGTTCGGGCAGGCCCTGTCCGTCTTCGAGTCGGCCCTGCCGGAGGAGGTCGCCGGGCCGTACCGGGCGGCCCTCACCAAGCTCCAGGAGGCCGCGCCCCCGATGCCGACCCGCACCGTGCACGCGGTACTGACGGACCGGCTCGGCGAGGACTGGCACGACCTGTTCCTGGAGTTCGAGGACAAGCCGGCCGCCGCCGCGTCGATCGGCCAGGTCCACCGGGGCGTGTGGCACGACGGCCGGGAGGTCGCGGTCAAGGTGCAGTACCCCGGAGCCGGGGAGGCCCTGCTGTCCGACCTGAACCAGCTGAGCCGGTTCGCCCGGCTGCTGGGCCCCCTGATCCCGGGCATGGACATCAAGCCCCTGATCGCGGAGCTGAAGGACCGCGTCTCCGAAGAGCTGGACTACGGTCTGGAGGCGCAGGCACAGCAGGCGCACGCGGAGGAGTTCGCGGACGACCCGGACGTCGTCGTGCCGGAGGTCGTCCACCAGAGCGACGAGGTGCTGATCACGGAGTGGATCGACGGGGTGCCGCTCGCGGAGGTGATCTCCGACGGCACCGAGGAGCAGCGCGACCGCGCCGGTCAGCTCCTGGCCCGGTTCCTCTTCTCCGGCCCGGCCCGCACCGGCCTGCTGCACGCCGACCCCCACCCGGGGAACTTCCGTCTGCTGCCGGGCGGCCCGGAGGGCGAGGACGACTGGCGGCTGGGCGTGCTGGACTTCGGCACCGTCGACCGGCTCCCGGGTGGCCTGCCGACGCCGATCGGGGAGTCCCTGCGGATGACGCTGGACGGTGACGCGGACGCGGTCTACGAGATGCTGTGCGCCGAGGGCTTCGTCAAGGAGACGATCGACCTGGAGCCCGACGCCGTCATGGACTACCTGCTGCCGATCATCGAACCGGCCCAGGTCGAGGAGTTCACCTTCACCCGCGGCTGGATGCGCAGTCAGGCGGCCCGGGTGGCCGACCCCCGCTCCCCCGCCTACCAGCTGGGCAAGCGACTCAACCTGCCCCCCGCCTATCTCCTCATCCACCGGGTGACGCTGAGCACCATCGGCGTGCTGTGCCAGCTGGGCGCGACGGTCCGGCTCCGCCAGGAACTGGAGGAGTGGCTGCCGGGGTTCGCACCGGAAGACCTGACGGACGAAGAGGACTCGGCGGCGGAGGACTCGGCGGCGGAGGCGGCGGAGGCCTGA
- a CDS encoding WhiB family transcriptional regulator, with amino-acid sequence MQLEAHAPSVPPSDVIPKPGSTEDPTLIPLTALTALDDAIENLGVPVPCRSYDPEVFFAESPADVEYAKSLCRTCPLMEACLAGAKERREPWGVWGGELFVQGVVVARKRPRGRPRKNPVTA; translated from the coding sequence GTGCAACTCGAAGCGCACGCCCCGTCCGTACCGCCTTCAGACGTGATTCCCAAGCCTGGCTCCACGGAGGACCCGACCTTGATCCCCCTCACCGCGCTCACCGCGCTCGACGACGCCATCGAGAACCTCGGCGTGCCCGTCCCCTGCCGCTCCTACGACCCGGAGGTCTTCTTCGCCGAGTCGCCGGCGGACGTCGAGTACGCCAAGTCCCTCTGCCGCACCTGCCCGCTGATGGAGGCCTGCCTCGCCGGCGCCAAGGAGCGGCGTGAGCCCTGGGGCGTCTGGGGTGGCGAGCTGTTCGTCCAGGGTGTCGTCGTCGCCCGGAAGCGGCCGCGTGGCCGCCCGCGCAAGAACCCGGTCACGGCATGA
- a CDS encoding AIM24 family protein, producing the protein MQSPIFAYNDQQTQDRWSLQNKQMLRVTLEGHDDVLARKGTMVAYQGLVEFDAEFQGNQQSRARAVTGEGLDLMRCHGQGIVYLANLKQHVHLVDVDQDGLTVDSSYVLAMDSTLHHEVIAVDSLYGISGSGKYQLNITGRGKVALMTSGMPLMMQVTPDKYVNCDADAIVAWSTGLRVQMQAQTHSSGVWRRRGSTGEGWELSFMGTGFALVQPSELLPPQNAQIGSGLAAQYGMGQHGARGQNQGNVWS; encoded by the coding sequence ATGCAGAGCCCGATTTTCGCCTACAACGATCAGCAGACCCAGGACCGCTGGAGTCTGCAGAACAAGCAGATGCTCCGCGTGACCCTGGAGGGGCACGACGACGTCCTGGCCCGCAAGGGCACGATGGTCGCCTACCAGGGACTCGTTGAGTTCGACGCCGAGTTCCAGGGCAACCAGCAGTCACGCGCGCGTGCCGTCACCGGTGAGGGCCTGGACCTCATGCGCTGTCACGGACAGGGCATCGTCTACCTCGCCAACCTCAAGCAGCACGTCCACCTGGTCGACGTCGACCAGGACGGACTGACCGTGGACAGCAGCTACGTGCTGGCGATGGACTCCACGCTGCATCACGAGGTGATCGCCGTGGACAGCCTCTACGGCATCTCCGGTTCGGGGAAGTACCAGCTCAACATCACCGGCCGCGGCAAGGTCGCCCTGATGACCTCAGGCATGCCGCTGATGATGCAGGTGACGCCCGACAAGTACGTCAACTGCGACGCGGACGCGATCGTGGCCTGGTCGACCGGGCTGCGGGTGCAGATGCAGGCGCAGACGCACTCCTCCGGGGTGTGGCGGCGCCGCGGCAGCACCGGTGAGGGCTGGGAGCTCAGCTTCATGGGCACCGGCTTCGCGCTGGTGCAGCCCAGCGAGCTGCTGCCGCCGCAGAACGCCCAGATCGGCTCGGGTCTCGCGGCTCAGTACGGCATGGGCCAGCACGGGGCCCGCGGCCAGAACCAGGGCAACGTCTGGAGCTGA
- a CDS encoding TOMM precursor leader peptide-binding protein encodes MTPAHALTLGPMDTATGSFLDLLNGTRGPELLREEGRRMDLPDGHVDGLLRRLAHAGLLDDARGGGPGGDWLRRRKAVLDRLRPDLASLSLTTSEPGEAIGRLAARRSARVQVRGAGRVGSVLASLLAAAGVGEVDVRDIGRVEPWDVTPGGLPAETVGDRRDDAARRVARRHAPHRPPRRDARSPRGQDAHGHSLVIIAPRDDVGVHAPSPSAAEPLIDSGTPHLYVGVIEGTGVVGPLVLPGETACAGCLEADRTDRDPVWPRLVTQWRSGRGRARPVPPCDVALATTVAGLAAAHALAFLDGRIPSTAGARWEVSLPGLTWHARPVWAHRACPCGAADKGEEEHPSAEEGSHETMAEERPSKKPRREADTARPARIWRAHV; translated from the coding sequence ATGACTCCGGCGCACGCGCTGACGCTGGGGCCGATGGACACCGCGACGGGCAGTTTCCTCGACCTGCTGAACGGCACCCGGGGACCGGAGCTGCTGCGCGAGGAGGGGCGGCGGATGGATCTCCCCGACGGCCATGTCGACGGACTGCTGCGACGGCTCGCGCACGCCGGTCTGCTCGACGACGCCCGGGGCGGCGGGCCCGGGGGCGACTGGCTGCGGCGCAGAAAGGCGGTCCTGGACCGGCTGCGTCCCGACCTGGCGTCGCTGTCCCTGACCACGTCCGAGCCGGGCGAGGCGATCGGCCGGCTCGCAGCCCGCCGCTCCGCGCGCGTGCAGGTGCGGGGCGCGGGCCGGGTGGGCTCGGTGCTGGCCTCGCTGCTGGCGGCGGCCGGGGTCGGCGAGGTGGACGTGCGCGACATCGGGCGAGTCGAGCCGTGGGACGTGACGCCGGGCGGGCTGCCCGCGGAGACGGTCGGCGACCGCCGGGACGACGCCGCCCGCCGGGTCGCGCGCCGGCACGCGCCGCACCGACCGCCGCGCCGCGACGCCCGCTCCCCTCGCGGGCAGGACGCCCACGGCCACTCGCTGGTGATCATCGCCCCGCGCGACGACGTCGGTGTGCACGCCCCGTCCCCGTCCGCGGCGGAACCGCTGATCGACTCCGGTACGCCCCATCTGTACGTCGGCGTAATCGAGGGCACCGGCGTGGTCGGTCCTCTCGTCCTGCCCGGCGAGACGGCCTGCGCCGGATGCCTCGAAGCGGACCGCACGGACCGGGACCCGGTCTGGCCCCGCCTGGTGACCCAGTGGCGGTCGGGCCGGGGGCGGGCCCGGCCGGTGCCGCCCTGTGACGTCGCACTCGCGACGACCGTCGCCGGACTGGCCGCCGCGCACGCGCTGGCCTTCCTCGACGGCCGGATCCCGTCGACGGCGGGCGCACGCTGGGAGGTGTCACTACCCGGTCTGACCTGGCACGCCCGCCCGGTGTGGGCGCATCGTGCCTGCCCATGCGGTGCGGCGGACAAAGGTGAGGAGGAACACCCCTCCGCCGAGGAGGGGTCGCACGAGACAATGGCGGAGGAACGGCCGTCGAAGAAGCCACGCCGCGAGGCGGACACCGCACGGCCGGCTCGGATCTGGAGGGCGCATGTCTGA
- a CDS encoding TerD family protein, protein MAREFQRGHKARISDLTAGTDLYVGVQIGGPGLTFDISCFGLDADERLSDDRYFVFFNQPKSPEESIQLLGAQAGDTESFRVTLDKIPPQIQKLSFTATIDGAGQMSQIGPGYLRIVAGGEEVARYAFNGSEFTTERAVMLGDFYLKDVWRFAAVGQGFDGGLEALLKNFGGEVAEEETPAAAPQPQAGAGAPSFAPPAQAAAPPAFGAPAGAPAPAPQPMAPPAPAPAAQGFAPPPGATPPPPGPAPSVHAQPTIVAPMTPPGVAPPPPAPAPAPYGQPTAPPPPGYGYPPAAPQAPQAPPPPPGYGQPAPPPGYGQQPPYGQVPGQMPGQVPGQIPGQVPHGAPQGAPQAPGVAAALQQFKETPTGQRWTQQNKKMVRVDLGVGGQPVLARQGSMVLYQGKVDFSYKGAGFAGRLVGNATGQEMQLMRCTGQGQVFLAEDSTMLHPIELQGDGICVSAENVLAFDESLQYEVRRIEGHGIPGGALFTMQFTGTGTIVVKTHGTPVVLPVTPTTFADCNAVVAWSAAAQVVVSSQVRMRRNAYPGDTGESVNLQFRAAPGSFVVVQPYEI, encoded by the coding sequence ATGGCCAGGGAATTCCAACGCGGCCACAAGGCCAGGATCAGTGACCTCACGGCGGGCACGGATCTGTACGTAGGCGTGCAGATCGGTGGCCCAGGGCTGACCTTCGACATCAGCTGCTTCGGTCTCGACGCCGACGAACGGCTCTCCGACGACCGTTACTTCGTCTTCTTCAATCAGCCGAAGTCCCCTGAGGAGAGCATCCAGCTCCTCGGCGCGCAGGCCGGTGACACCGAGTCGTTCCGGGTGACGCTCGACAAGATCCCCCCGCAGATCCAGAAGCTGTCCTTCACGGCGACGATCGACGGCGCCGGTCAGATGTCGCAGATCGGCCCCGGCTACCTCCGCATCGTCGCGGGCGGCGAGGAGGTGGCCCGGTACGCCTTCAACGGCTCGGAGTTCACCACCGAGCGCGCCGTGATGCTGGGCGACTTCTACCTGAAGGACGTGTGGCGGTTCGCCGCCGTCGGCCAGGGCTTCGACGGCGGCCTCGAGGCGCTGCTCAAGAACTTCGGCGGCGAGGTGGCCGAGGAGGAGACGCCCGCGGCCGCGCCGCAGCCTCAGGCCGGTGCCGGCGCGCCCAGCTTCGCGCCTCCCGCCCAGGCCGCCGCCCCGCCCGCCTTCGGCGCCCCCGCCGGTGCTCCGGCCCCCGCCCCGCAGCCCATGGCCCCGCCCGCGCCGGCTCCGGCCGCCCAGGGCTTCGCGCCCCCGCCGGGCGCCACGCCTCCGCCGCCCGGCCCGGCCCCGTCGGTGCACGCCCAGCCGACGATCGTCGCGCCCATGACACCGCCCGGCGTCGCCCCGCCGCCGCCCGCCCCGGCACCCGCGCCCTACGGCCAGCCCACCGCGCCGCCGCCCCCCGGCTACGGCTACCCGCCCGCCGCGCCGCAGGCACCGCAGGCACCGCCCCCGCCGCCCGGCTACGGCCAGCCGGCCCCGCCCCCGGGATACGGCCAGCAGCCCCCCTACGGGCAGGTCCCCGGACAGATGCCCGGACAGGTTCCTGGGCAGATCCCCGGCCAGGTCCCGCACGGCGCCCCGCAGGGTGCGCCCCAGGCCCCCGGTGTCGCCGCCGCGCTCCAGCAGTTCAAGGAGACGCCGACCGGCCAGCGCTGGACGCAGCAGAACAAGAAGATGGTCCGCGTCGACCTCGGCGTCGGCGGCCAGCCCGTGCTGGCCCGGCAGGGCAGCATGGTGCTCTACCAGGGCAAGGTCGACTTCAGCTACAAGGGCGCCGGATTCGCCGGCCGGCTCGTGGGCAACGCGACCGGCCAGGAGATGCAGCTGATGCGCTGCACCGGCCAGGGCCAGGTGTTCCTCGCCGAGGACTCCACGATGCTGCACCCCATCGAACTCCAGGGCGACGGCATCTGTGTCTCCGCGGAGAACGTCCTCGCCTTCGACGAGTCCCTGCAGTACGAGGTCCGCCGGATCGAGGGGCACGGCATCCCCGGCGGCGCGCTGTTCACGATGCAGTTCACCGGCACCGGCACGATCGTCGTCAAGACGCACGGCACCCCCGTGGTGCTGCCCGTGACGCCCACGACGTTCGCCGACTGCAACGCCGTGGTCGCCTGGTCGGCCGCCGCGCAGGTGGTCGTCTCCAGCCAGGTGCGCATGCGCCGCAACGCCTACCCGGGCGACACCGGCGAGAGCGTGAACCTCCAGTTCCGGGCCGCGCCCGGCAGCTTCGTCGTCGTCCAGCCGTACGAGATCTGA
- a CDS encoding AIM24 family protein, translating to MNQPLAGYAPAPVAARMENHGNHMVKVALQTGHDLMARVGSMVAYEGFVQYEPNPPAVRQIAKDWLTGEGAPLMKCSGDGLLYLADYGANVVVINLNGDGISVNATNLLAFDAHLTWGVERVKGLAKFAGQGLWNTKISGQGWVALTSRGKPIVVDCGGGEDETYVDPDALVAWSPNLKVKGKRSFKAQSLIGRGSGEAYQMAFSGQGIVVVQPSEDSTDRLRVRG from the coding sequence ATGAACCAGCCGCTCGCGGGCTACGCCCCCGCACCCGTCGCCGCCCGCATGGAGAACCACGGCAACCACATGGTCAAGGTCGCCCTGCAGACCGGGCACGACCTCATGGCGCGCGTGGGCTCGATGGTCGCCTACGAGGGCTTCGTCCAGTACGAGCCCAACCCGCCCGCCGTCCGCCAGATCGCCAAGGACTGGCTCACCGGTGAGGGCGCGCCCCTGATGAAGTGCTCCGGCGACGGACTGCTCTACCTCGCCGACTACGGCGCCAACGTCGTCGTGATCAACCTCAACGGCGACGGCATCTCCGTCAACGCCACCAACCTCCTCGCCTTCGACGCGCATCTGACGTGGGGTGTCGAGCGGGTGAAGGGCCTGGCGAAGTTCGCCGGGCAGGGCCTGTGGAACACCAAGATCTCCGGGCAGGGCTGGGTCGCGCTGACCTCCCGGGGCAAGCCGATCGTCGTCGACTGCGGCGGCGGCGAGGACGAGACGTACGTCGACCCGGACGCGCTCGTCGCCTGGTCGCCGAACCTCAAGGTGAAGGGCAAGCGCAGCTTCAAGGCGCAGTCCCTGATCGGACGGGGCAGCGGCGAGGCCTACCAGATGGCCTTCTCCGGCCAGGGCATCGTCGTCGTCCAGCCGAGCGAGGACAGTACCGACCGCCTCCGGGTCCGGGGCTGA
- a CDS encoding M48 family metallopeptidase produces the protein MSADPLHRAGTPQRSTTSPPVSGSGANAIEVRRSARRRRTVSAYREGDRTIVLIPARMSEAEEQRWVRVMLDKLAAQESKKVLGDAELSARAARLSEQYLDGRARPDSVRWVTNQNTRWGSCTPAEGSIRLSHRLQGMPEYVVDYVLLHELAHLLVPGHGPRFWRLLEAYPRTERARGYLEGVVAAERLPHLPAARGE, from the coding sequence GTGTCCGCCGACCCACTGCACCGCGCCGGAACGCCACAGCGCAGTACGACCAGCCCGCCCGTGAGCGGCTCGGGGGCGAACGCGATCGAGGTCCGCAGGAGCGCCCGGCGTCGCCGGACGGTGTCGGCGTACCGCGAGGGCGATCGCACCATCGTGCTCATCCCCGCCCGGATGTCCGAGGCGGAGGAGCAGCGCTGGGTGCGCGTCATGCTCGACAAGCTGGCCGCCCAGGAGAGCAAGAAGGTCCTCGGCGACGCCGAACTGTCCGCGCGCGCGGCCCGGTTGTCGGAGCAGTATCTGGACGGACGGGCCCGGCCGGACTCGGTCCGCTGGGTCACCAACCAGAACACCCGCTGGGGTTCGTGCACCCCGGCCGAGGGCAGCATCCGGCTTTCCCACCGGCTGCAGGGCATGCCCGAGTACGTCGTGGACTACGTCCTCCTGCACGAGCTCGCGCATCTCCTCGTCCCCGGTCACGGGCCGCGCTTCTGGCGGCTGCTGGAGGCGTATCCGCGCACCGAACGGGCCAGGGGCTATCTCGAAGGGGTCGTCGCCGCCGAGCGTCTGCCCCACCTCCCCGCCGCCCGGGGCGAGTGA